ACTTACTTTTACACCAAGCCTTGACCTTGATTTGACCTCTGTTTCCCATAAGTCTTTGTGTTCTTCAGCTTCTTTTGCAAACAAACTTCTTGCAGCAGTTTCATCCTAAATTCCaaagaaaaaatgaatttcTCCTTTTATAGATGAAGGCAGAAATTTGttgcagaaaaacaaaaaataaatgataaaatagatgcaaattggtaaaaaaaaaacggtGTAGACTCACACTAAGCCTTCCTTCCATGTGAATGTTTGTAGAATTCAAGTTGTTCACGATTGCTTCCATTCCTTCACGCATCTGAGAATAAAAGCAATCATTACTTAGTCAGTATTTAGGCAACACCTGTATTTAGGGGACACCTGTATTGAGAGGACACCTGTATTGAGAGGACACCTGTATTGAGAGGACACCTGTATTGAGAGGACACCTGTATTGAGAGGACACCTGTATTGAGAGGACACCTGTATTGATAGGACACCTGTATTGATAGAGGACACATTTATTTAGGCGACACCTGTATTGAGAGGAAACCTGTATTGAGAGGAAACCTGTATTGAGAGGACACCTGTATTGAGAGGACACCTGTATTGAGAGGACACCTGTATTGAGAGGACACCTGTATTGAGAGGACACCTGTATTGAGAGGACACCTGTATTGAGAGGACACCTGTAATGAGAGGACACATGTATTTAGGCAACACCTGTATTGAGAGGACAACTGTATTGATAGGACACCTGTATTGATAGAGGACACCTGTATTGATAGGCGACACCTGTATTGATAGGCGACACCTGTATTGATAGGCGACACCTGTATTGATAGGCGACACCTGTATTGATAGGCGACACCTGTATTGATAGGCGACACCTGTATTGATAGGCGACACCTGTATTGATAGGCGACACCTGTATTGATAGGCGACACCTGTATTGATAGGCGACACCTGTATTGAGAGGACACCTGTATTGAGAGGACACCTGTAATGAGAGGACACCTGTAATGAGAGGACACCTGTATTGAGAGGACACCTGTATTGAGAGGACACCTGTATTGAGAGGACACCTGTATTGAGAGGACACCTGTATTGAGAGGACACCTGTATTGATAGGACACCTGTAATGAGGACACATGTATTTAGGCAACACCACCTGTATTGAGAGGACACCTGTATTGAGAGGACAACTCTATTGATAGGACAATTGTATTGATAGGACACCTGTATTGATAGAGGACACCTGTATTGATAGAGGAAACATGTATTTAGGCGACACATGTATTTAGGCGACACCTGTATTGAGAGGACAACTGTATTGAGAGGACACCTGTATTGATAGGACACCTGTATTGATAGGACAACTGTATTTAGGAAACACCTGTATTGAAACATCAAGCTAGCGTAGAGAATGAATGAGGATGTGTGTACATGTGCCCAGTTCACACATCAGCTCAACCACCAATAACAAgttagtattattttttacctTATGTGCTTCTTGTAGGTTCTTTTCTAGAGTCTCACAGCGAGCACTTTCTTGTTTTAGCATCACTTCTAGTTTGGCGTTCTTTGTTTCAACTTCTCTTAAATGATCATCCATCTCAATCTATACAGAACAAATCAATTAGATATTTAGAAAAAAAGCTTATGATTTAATGCAAAACTGTCTCAAATTTTAAACTGTTCGACTATAAGCAATATTATATATCTATGcatataattaaaatgtttttcaacTGATTAGCTCTAGCCTTACACGTCATCACCTACCTTTCGTTGGACGGCATCTTTGGCAGTAGATAGCTGCTCCTTTGCTTCAATTTTAGCAGTCTCTGCTTGGCCTAGCTTCTCTTCCAATCGGTGAATCTTTCCAATTAAATTATCTTGATTATGTCCAGATAAAACCAACTACAAACACAGAAAATAACATTAACTATTAAAAGAAGGAGGATAGTATATGAGCATAGCATCATGAGATTATTGTATGAAATAGTGtgaaataaagtttttattttaagaCACACTTATTCGAAAGAAGCCCTTTTTGAGAGGACACTTTAATGTGGAAGGTACAAGGTAAGTTTAACACAATGTCTTTATTATAGGGACCCTATGTTGAGCCataaaggtgtccccttaatagataACATATAGGCATGTTCATACTTTTTCTTCCATTTGCTCATGTTGTTTTATAATCAGATTCTTTTCTCTTAAGAACGCTTCATGGGTCTGAAAAAACAAAACGTATCATGTTATTAACATCCAAACATTCTAAGCTAACTATTATTAAAGAAACTACTGGGGAAGAGAAACCAGGGAAGGCATTGGTGTCTGACATGGGAAGAAGATTGGACACAACTGGGATACATATTACAAGACTTGTCTTTCAAGACTTGACTTGTCTAGAAACAGAAGACACTGGAATAAGTTTGCTCTATTGAGGTTTGACAGGCGTAAGTCTACGTAAGCTAAGTAGGTAACTTCACAGTCTCAGATTATAACCCTTTCTTCCTGTCTGGTAAGTCTAGTAATTCACCAAACACACATTTGTTTGTTACTTACATTAGCTGCATGCTGGAGATGTGCCTCTGCAACAGACAGCTTGCTTGTTGTATCCATCAAATTCTGAATAACAAAAGATTAGAGTTAATGATGTAATCAAGGatttattaaaagaaaacaaacgaTTAAAGGAACAAGTTGATGGTACacttttaaaagtaaaacaCAAGTGTATTACTAATGTCAACAGAAAATCAATGACACCTATCTATTCCAGAAGAAGGTGTTATTATCAAATtctaaattaaacattttagatCAGCGTACCTTTTGAAGAGTTTTAACATCCTGGTCTTTCAAACTACCGGTTTGGTCTCTCTGTTGTATTTCATTCCTCAACTGAGAAATAGTTGCCGACAAATTTTCATTCTTTTCTTCTAGCAATACTTGGGCCTATATGGATGCAACAACAATAATAGTGATTTCCAATAAAATAGGAGACAAAAACTAACATCTGTTagtatatgtatttattatggAATTGGACGTAATTCTGTCTTGTGTACATACAATTGAAGACCTTGGTAGACAAGTAAAAAAGAGTAGGATATTGTCtaccggtgtgctgatctgggaAGGTAATGCGCTGCTGACAGCCGTGGGTTCATTGATTAATGACAAAAACTCGTTCGGAAACagagctttttaaaattataaacagTGGTTTTCTTCAGTCTTCATATTCCAAACTTTTacttataacattaataattacctccgccaaggaggttatattttcacccctgtatgtttgtatgtttgtatgtttgtgtgtttgtgtgtgtgtgtgtctgtgaacagcctggaggccacagtttttatctgattctcaccaaatttggcaacaatgatctatgccccaaaagctcgaacgagttcgaatttgatggggaaaggtcataggtcaaggtcacaactaacaaaaaactattttactgcctagagaccacagtttttatccgattctcaccaaacttagccacaatgatcaatgacacatcatataattgtggttaaattttgaagggtcagggtcaaagatcaaggtccacaaaaagtttaaaaaaaagaaataaaaaaaaaaaaaaaacctcagtgggacttgaaccagcgatctcaactgtgagaggctggatacataaccattttacagtaggcggaggtttgtactctcggagtatcCTCTAGTTAAATATGAATCACACTGTGTTAGTAATAAGGTTAGTAAATAGATACTATGTTAATGATAATGAAACAaggaatatttttaaaaataatatataaaatattcccTAATAAGTAAAAAAGAGGAAGTAAATCTATAGAAAGCAGTAAAAacatgataataaaaacaatctgttataaacacaaaaacatttcagtaatgttattatataaaagATACATATCATCATATgaatgtaaatatctttgtaattcagctaaggctgcgatgatgatattgaaataaatgaaatgaaatgaaaaaaatgaaatgaagtgCAAGTAACATGTTTGCCACGAGGATAATTCCCTCTTTTTACGAGAATGTCCGCAAGTGCGGCATCTATGGTTTTAGAATAAGAGTTTTGGAATAGTGAAATGATCTGGTTAGGTGTACGGCAAACTATTTGTTACAATCCTCAAATCCCTTCACTAAATGGAAGAAAATCCTTTTTgagtgtaattttttattgtttgttgtatATATGGAATTTTTATTCTGAAACCATTGTCACTACCTACCTAAAAGTTGGATCATTGTTAATCTAGTGTTAAGACTACAATTAATTTAACAAACAAACCATGATATGAATAAATGTTAGTTTATTAAATGTTAGAAAATGTTGAGTATGTATGATTACAGTTTGTCAACCTACCCTTTCCTTGTCAGCACGTAATGTATTAAGGGTCACATTTAGTTTATCCTGAAAATTGTTACAACAAAAATACTTATATTTCAAAGAATTTCTTAGCTATGCTTTTGAGAGGATATTAATCAATCTCATCCTTACATCAAATCTTGATTATTTAGGGagataaaataaatgacaaatAAGCAGTTATTCTTACCGTGACATCAAAAGCTTCTCTGTCTGTGACTTGCTTCTCACTCTGCGATGTTTCCAAAGATTTCTTAAGTCCTTGAATTTCATTCTGTGCATCAGTAAGTCTACAAAACAAGAAAAGAGTCagtggatattttttttttctatcttgaatgtaatttaattttttcccTCATCTTCAATCTGtatattatgttttactttaatatttcaattgtaaaacataaatttaaaataaatatttaaaatgtgaatattgttttcttattttgatttgaaataATGAGATCTTCAATGGGTTTTTACCTCTCTTTTGTTGTTTCCAATCTGGCAGCCAGGCGAACATTTTCTTCCTACAAAAATGAGATGGATTAAAAACATTATGTTActactttctaggagttttattagataatctatattgttttgtaacatgaccacagtgctgattttgtgACTGATCAAAAgaacaataaaaatgatgttGACCTTTTCTCGTTGTAGTACAGATTCCTGCATATGTACTTTGTTTGTTCGTTGGTCAAGTTCCCGTTGCAACGTCATCAACTGATTGTTGCGTTCCATCAATGATGACTGCGTCACATGAATCTGAAACAGAAAAGGTTTGAAAATTATTTGTGATTGTTTTCCAGCTTTTGGGAACTCTTGTTTGGCAAAATTATCTGTATTTATATCATCATGTTATCAGTTACCTCATTTTCCAGACTGATCACTCTCGTTTCAGCCGAGCCAAGTCGTACAGCGTTTGCCTAAATCAACAATTAATCAACACATAAATGAAGTAAAAAGCATTGCATAAACATTATAAGAACACTTCTTTACGAGACAAACACTTTTATTTGTGAGTAAATGAACAACGTGACACATACCTGTGTGGCGTCTTTACTTGCTATTATATCCTGATCGGTTCTCAGTCGTATTTGCCGCGTCTCATCTCGCTCTCGATGTAAAGcccttaaattaaaaacaaaacgcTGTCATGACAACTAGATAATAACTAAATAGTATCATCCAATTTATCTTACGTTGCGTTATTGCATCAAATTTGCAGTATTCTAATACATCAACATGTTACCTTTCAAGTTCACTGCGTGCTTGTTGAGATTTCTCAAGTTCTTGTAATGTGGTGTCAAGTCGGTTGTTGATTGAGTGTAgcttaaacaaaatgttaaacatAATAAGAACAAACAGATTGAGTTTATAGGCAGcaaaaaattaagaaatgacaacaaattattgCATATGAAACTTTGCTTTCAGAAATACAAGAGTATGCATAGAGTAACTGTAAAGCTATGgctcccactagaacgcaacgcaaggacataaacgCAAGGTAAGCGAGTTCACCAATCACAAGCTTCGGATTATTGGAAATTGGCAACACGCTTGCATTTTGTCTACAGTGGGAACTAGGCTTAAGGCTCAAAAGATGCGTAGCCCTGTATATAATGTACAATTAAACACAAAAGTGTGTATATAAACAAACCTCTGACAGGAGTTTCTCTTTCTCACTTTGGTCCCTTTCTATTTCAGAATGCAGCCTTGCGTTTTCGGTTTTCACAGCTGCTAATTGCGTGTTGAACGTGAAAGTAGCGTGAGCTAATGCTTCTTCATTCACATGCTACGACAAAAAAGAAGACGATAAGTTAGACATGAACTATATCATTATCAGCAATACAATCAAtagtcattttaatttttaagttaataCTTACAATGTCATTTTTAAGTTGATCTATTTTGTGAGAGAGTTCTTCGTTCTCCGATGCAAGCAAGCCGTGACTGTCCTTGAACTTCAGTTTCTGTCGTTCATATTCGacctttaaaaaatgataacaaaatCATTTGAATAACATTCTCCACAAGTTTTATTTAACATAAAGTTAGAAAGATATGATAACAACGAGACATGAACTGCCTGCAGTGCTAATGTTTGTTTAgagaatattttttataatagtcTAAATAAAGCTTCGACAGCCACCTTGAGCATGTAGAGTTGATCTTTGAGTTTATCGTTTGTTGATATCGCTGTTTTTCTATTCTCATCTGCAAGTTCAAGTCGGTTTATTATTTCAGCCTGGAAAAGAAATATTTCatattcaatatcaaaattgattatatTGAGATcgaaatatgaaaatatgtttagataaagattaataaaacgATAGAACTAGttatacaaaatgtatattgATTTTGGTATAAAGTTTTCGGTAcacaacatatttatatttcttaaaagaactgttgagtttctcaacgtttcattacgtcgtgtactgaaaactttatatcaacatttgattttgccatgcaaaccttcaaactatatattgtttattatattaaaaggcaataagaaaattatattaaatgaaacaaaacacatcaataaattattaaaatattggatGTGGCTGAAGTGTAGCTACTAGTTTGAAAGCAacacattaaatataaatatcaaagtgtagtataataaattacaaaaacagtGTGTAGTTAAATTAATGCAATATTTAAACATACtgaagaaaatattaaattattaatataaaataactatataatattaataaagtaatataGTATTGATAAAATAAGACATCCACAAGATAAATTTATGTTGCTATTAGCAGCATTTACCTAATACTACATTTTATTGTTAGTTTGTACTAAGagttttaatttaataagtttggcaaacaaaacaaatagcTTAATTGTGCCAAGTACTAAGCCAAAAGTTTCTTCTAATAGTTAAGTTATTAGTAAAAGTCTGTCTATTCACAAACTTTACCTTCTCTAAGATTGTCTTGTTTACTTCCTAAAGTACAAGCACAATAAATTAAGACATGAAATAAAGAATACAGAAGAAGAAAATCACTTAAGCACAGTTACTTAAGATAATCAAATCTCATTAATAAATGCACATCAAACATGATGATCTACCTTttcatcatcctcatcaactTCTTTAAGCTAAGCAAAAAGATCGATAAAAATTAACGCATTGAAACAAAACGAGAGAGATGTGATGAAACAGAAAATGATGAAGAGGAATGAATTAGTAAGTTATGTCACATGAAAGAAATATAAGTTGAAAATGAATGGCATAGGGATTgcattattttatacttttcaaATTCATATACATATGTGATAATGATATGATGTCACATGTGACAATGTTTCAAAGGGAATCCAGTGTAATCATAGAAATGTCTGATATGATCGATTAAACCTGTACTATTTAAGGTACCAACCTCTTGAAGGAATTCATGTTTCTTTACAATGCCTTCGCTAAATTCCTCATGACGGACCCGAGTATTACGTTCTTGAACAAGCTGCTTTCGTAACTCCTCACATTCCTCTTCCAACTATCAAAAACAGAAATATTTCGTAACAATATATTACCTGAATATTTACAAAATGGTGAATTAAAAAGAAGAGTATTTTCAATGGAGCTTCTTAGAATGAAGAAAGAAGATTCACTAACAACATCTAAAGATAGAACAACTTTCAACAATTTTTAGTGACAAATCCAGAATTTTGAAGTAGCACGGTGAAGTGGGGTACAGCATTACTGGTACCTGACACCACCCTGAGTAAATGCTTACCTGCTTAAGGTTATTCTGTACTGTTCTTAGTTCCAGCATAGCGTTACGTGAATTCAATTCTGTTTTCTGTCGTGCATCAATCTCactataaataacaaaactcaatgtataatttttttaatgtttaaaatattgcaaAACTTAAACGATGATCTGACCAACTAAATACTCACAGACTATACAGTTCTTCTTTACGTGCCAATTGCTCTCTCGTTTTCTCTAAAATAATTTGTGAGTTGTTCCGTTTTTCTACCTCAAGACCAAGATGAAACCTGAAGGGAAACAAGTtattaaagaaacaaataagAATATCATTTTTAAAGTGTTTACCTTTTCTGGGTATCAAGGCCTGTTCTTTTTCTGCAATCACCATTTTCAATGTTGTTTTTAACCATTGATTACTAAACAATTAAACTCAAAACACTAAATCATAATCAGTATTAAGGTGACTTACTCAAGGTCTCGTATCTTAGACTCAAGCTCCACAAACTCTTGCTCCAAGTCATTCTTAGATTTCATCACCTCAGATTTTTgcctgaaaaaaacaaaaaacaaatgcaAAAGTTAACGACAAATAACGTTCCATATACATTTGATACTTAATCTAGTGTAACACTGCACAAAGTTAATATAATCTTAATGGTAcagtaaacatttttaatttatatagaaAGTTTCAAACCTGTGTAACTCTTTGTTTTCCGCTTGCAATGCTTTACACCTGTTTTCAGCATTCACTCTTGCCGATCTTTCCTGTTCTGCCATTCGTTTATTTTCCCGAAGAGCTACATGCATTCGGAAAGCACCGTCTAAAAAATAGAGATTCgcaaaaaagaatatttttataAGAGAGTTGTAAATATAAAAGGATGAAAAACAGGAAAAAGTGAACAATTCCAcacattttgaatgtttttagaaattaaaattCAGCAATTATGTTTTGCTTACCATGTCCAGTGTCAGCATTTCCGCTGGTATTTAACTGTAGGTGCGGGCTTGGTTGCAAGTATGATGGACGAAACTCAGTAGCGTCATCCAAACTGTCGCCACCCTCGCTTGACGTAAACGAAAgaccatcattatcatcaagaACTGCTTTCCAAGCTGGAACAAAGGAATTCCCCTGGAAAAGAAAAGTTAACATTGAAGTGTCCAATAAGATAATTTAATTCTTTGTCAGGACCTAACATCTAACAAATGTTCCATtatgattttgacttttttATGATCATACATCTGAATGTAAGCATACACTTACCACTACTGTGGGGTGGATTATCATGGAGCTGTATGGATCCATGCTATATGTTGAATTCTCAGGCTTGTAGGGAATTGCGGCACCTTCAAGATTTCCAGGACTAacaaaaattattgaaaaatgatGACAAACATATAAATGATAACATGACTTTCTGCATTATTTGGAATAAGTTTTATCCTATGATCTATAGATAACAGAAGAGGATACTTAATTGAATATATCATGAATAACAACATCTATAGAATTCAGGACAATTAGGGAAGTCGCACTTATTTATATCAAATTAATGTAGAATACAGAATGTAGCAGGAAAAATGGAAAGAGGAAGTACTTTAATAATCATGCATACCTGTTAACAGTTGAATGTTTGATGCCTTGTCTTTGATCAGGAGAGGTAGAAGAGTGAGTTTGATTTCTTAACATCATCTCCGCTTCATCTTCAAGTTGTCCTAGCATTTCATCGAAATCTTTGTTTTCTTCCACGGCACCTGGCTGccgtgtaggcctattgtttgaTACATTCATTGCACGGTTCACCGCATTTCCGTCATCTTCGTACGCTAGTTGTTCTTCCAAACTTCGCTGATAGCGGATTAAATTCCGTTCGCTGGACCTGGCATCACCTTCTCCAGCTATTTTCAGGTTTTCCAATTCCAATTTTTCTTTCTCGATTTGCCTTCTCTCTTCCTCTAACTTCTTTTTCTCTGCTTTAATTCTTTCTTCTTCCTTCTTTTGAAGATCATCAGCTTCTTTTCGTAACGCTTCTTCCTTTTTCATGTTctcaatttgttttctttccaTTTCTCTTCGCTGCTCCTCCagtttctttctttcttcttcAAATTTTTGCTTTTCTTCTTCCATAAATTTATCTTCAGTCATTTTACCGGATGTCACTTCGTTCATGAACGTTTCTTTTTCCTTCTGAAGTTCTCTCTCCATTGCCAACTTCTCTTCTTCAAGTTTTCTTTTCTCACGTTCGAATTCAACTCTTAAAGCTCTAGTTTCTTCCTCTTTGTTTCTCTTAATTTCCTCTTTTTCATTTTCAAGCTTTTTCTTTTCACTTTCCAATAGTTGTTGCTGCTCTTCTTGTCGTTTCTTTTCAGCCTTCAACTTCCTTTCTTCTTCAGTTCTTCTTTGATGTTCTTTCTCATTTGCTTCCTCCTCCATTTTCTTAGCTAGTGCTTTTCTTTCATCTTCCTGTTTCTTCCATTCCATCTCTTGTCGTTTTCTGTCTTCTTCTAACTTCTTTCTCTCGATTTCCAGTTGCTTAAGTTCATCTTTTCTCTCTTTTTCCTTTAATTGATGGTCATGTTCTAGTTTCTTTTTTAGTTCTTCTAATTTCTTTTCTTCCTGAATTCTTTTCTCTTCTTCTGCATTTTTCATAGCTTCTAatttttcttgttcttttttcttcattttctctaatttcttttgttcttCAATCTGTTGTTTCTCAAACTCCGATTTAATTTCAAGAAgtcttttttcttcttctttccgCTTCTCTTTTGCAGCTTTATCTAGTTGTTTTTGCTTCTCTAATTCTTCTTTCCTTTTATTTTCTGCAGCTATCTCCAATTCATGAATACGTTGTTTAGCATTTTCTTCCTCTTGCAAAACTCTTTCTCGATCTCTTTTGATAATTTCTTGTTGTTTTTCATACTCTTCCCTTTCTTCTTGCTGCCTCCTTTCTTCCTTCATTTGTTTCTCCTCATCCATTCTTTGTCTTTCCTTCTTTAATTCAACTTCAACTCTTTGTTGTTCTAATCTCTTCTTTTCCTCATCTTGTTGTTTCTGTTTAGCTTTTctctcttctttctttcttaaAAGTTCATCTTCTTTTCTTTGTCGTTCTTGTTCATCGCGTTCTCTTTGCATTTCTTCATCTGCATCTCTCTTCATTCTTTCTTCTCGTTCCCTCATATCTTGATCCCATTTATTTTGTCGGAGtaattcatcatcttcatctttctttttctttgcctaaaattaacaaattaactTAAGGTATAGAAATCAAACgatacaaaacaaattttttatttttcatttatatttttcattgatatttAAATACTCACAAAGAAATGCAGACTTAcgtcttttcttcttttttctatTTCCCATTcactttcttcttcttcttgatcTTCAGAGTCCCAATCTTCCTCTTCATCATCATTGCCGTTCCTCCCATCACCAGATCCTTGCTGTTTTCCAACATTGTCTTTCGGTGATATTATTGTTGGACCACGAACTAAAAGATAAAGAAAGTAACATCAAAGGGTCTATTGGATTGTTAATAATTCCACAGAccaaaatgtatttcaaatatcaaaagCATAGCAACAAACATCACTATAGcttacaattacaatttctaATCAGTagatttagactaaaataaatCATGATTAAATTACCAATATTTTGATTCAgtttaccatttattttatgaaatacgCCAAGAGCTCGCACTCGCCGTCTTTTAGTATTCTTCTCCATGTTTGCATAGGTCGATATAGTATAAACTAATCAATGAACGCTTTTGTATAATGATGTCTACTTACCTTTGTTGTTAGAGGCATGTGATGGCAGCATATCATCCTTGGAGGtaagaaacaaattatttatcaaacaaacaaatcataAGTCATATTATGCTCACATTCATAAGTTATTTAAGGATCATTTTGATGTTTAGTTGTTTTTCGAAAAGATGAATTTTTATAtcataatatattattcataaaaGAAGGATATTGAATGTGTTCACTCAAGTGGAACGTGCTTAATCAAGTGGAATGTAAGAAGCATGGCTGACTACACAGCGGATACAAGAAGGATGTACTGTGTAACAATGTATTGATACGCTTTATTTAACAACAATATCCTACGGTAAAATTTGTTGCACACTGATACTGCGTTTACACAATGAGGTTAATGTGCGGAACACGCACATTGATAGTGCGTTTATACAATGAGGTTAATGTGCGGAACATGCACACATGAACACAGTCAATCTTAACAAAAAGGATCAAACACTATATACTTATTAACAATCAATTAAACATGTCATACTACTTTAGCCCTTTTTTACAACCTAGTAGAGACGCTGCTATCATAATGATAACCATTACTTACGTCAGCCGAGTCCCAATCTGAAAGAAGACAAAGAACAATAACAGTAgtactttattgttttaaaagt
This DNA window, taken from Antedon mediterranea chromosome 9, ecAntMedi1.1, whole genome shotgun sequence, encodes the following:
- the LOC140059586 gene encoding uncharacterized protein isoform X1; this encodes MKKIFKTKSSKKSASTASLDAANTAEINGYELKEKDLPKLHKAAWLGDVNKVKQLAKKAADYNQLDKENRTPLHLACSQGHKDVVEFFMSNKAKLNLCDNHNRSPLMKAVQANSEEVVVLLLKNKADPNLVDKDSNTALHLTSKAGYMGIAALLLDSGALTNASNKDGSSPLHLATEEKHDDVVELLLNRNADVNAVDNQNRTGLMFACLTDQIGMVKLFLEHKANTDIKDHKGWTANDHAIMGGFHGCSHLIDEYHASNRPRSRGTSRPSTGMFSSSVDSDGFGYTYGEPAIDSADDEEDEISGDKMSNGDDSWGASASETEHLPKPVLKKSAIPKLTKFVPDSDTESVNSLGVGGKIASQSRIPRAVSRESSIRSVTSNKNDKQSSKIPRRVSTSPDNVPKSGKKSQKITKDSKQHVPKSGFGYGPTSDQITPMSTPRGSMTSLGDSEWDDEDVLAALEGIPPQKDMRTPIAEEEEDDSVTPTFPSKRTPPSKQNVGKLTDSDKKMRKDVLNKLGMSDVDDDEESDHFSETAPSIKPKGSTKKQKPESVTKATNHATPRSVKDDIFDDDWDSADDDMLPSHASNNKVRGPTIISPKDNVGKQQGSGDGRNGNDDEEEDWDSEDQEEEESEWEIEKRRKDAKKKKDEDDELLRQNKWDQDMREREERMKRDADEEMQRERDEQERQRKEDELLRKKEERKAKQKQQDEEKKRLEQQRVEVELKKERQRMDEEKQMKEERRQQEEREEYEKQQEIIKRDRERVLQEEENAKQRIHELEIAAENKRKEELEKQKQLDKAAKEKRKEEEKRLLEIKSEFEKQQIEEQKKLEKMKKKEQEKLEAMKNAEEEKRIQEEKKLEELKKKLEHDHQLKEKERKDELKQLEIERKKLEEDRKRQEMEWKKQEDERKALAKKMEEEANEKEHQRRTEEERKLKAEKKRQEEQQQLLESEKKKLENEKEEIKRNKEEETRALRVEFEREKRKLEEEKLAMERELQKEKETFMNEVTSGKMTEDKFMEEEKQKFEEERKKLEEQRREMERKQIENMKKEEALRKEADDLQKKEEERIKAEKKKLEEERRQIEKEKLELENLKIAGEGDARSSERNLIRYQRSLEEQLAYEDDGNAVNRAMNVSNNRPTRQPGAVEENKDFDEMLGQLEDEAEMMLRNQTHSSTSPDQRQGIKHSTVNSPGNLEGAAIPYKPENSTYSMDPYSSMIIHPTVVGNSFVPAWKAVLDDNDGLSFTSSEGGDSLDDATEFRPSYLQPSPHLQLNTSGNADTGHDGAFRMHVALRENKRMAEQERSARVNAENRCKALQAENKELHRQKSEVMKSKNDLEQEFVELESKIRDLEFHLGLEVEKRNNSQIILEKTREQLARKEELYSLEIDARQKTELNSRNAMLELRTVQNNLKQLEEECEELRKQLVQERNTRVRHEEFSEGIVKKHEFLQELKEVDEDDEKEVNKTILEKAEIINRLELADENRKTAISTNDKLKDQLYMLKVEYERQKLKFKDSHGLLASENEELSHKIDQLKNDIHVNEEALAHATFTFNTQLAAVKTENARLHSEIERDQSEKEKLLSELHSINNRLDTTLQELEKSQQARSELERALHRERDETRQIRLRTDQDIIASKDATQANAVRLGSAETRVISLENEIHVTQSSLMERNNQLMTLQRELDQRTNKVHMQESVLQREKEENVRLAARLETTKERLTDAQNEIQGLKKSLETSQSEKQVTDREAFDVTDKLNVTLNTLRADKERAQVLLEEKNENLSATISQLRNEIQQRDQTGSLKDQDVKTLQKNLMDTTSKLSVAEAHLQHAANTHEAFLREKNLIIKQHEQMEEKLVLSGHNQDNLIGKIHRLEEKLGQAETAKIEAKEQLSTAKDAVQRKIEMDDHLREVETKNAKLEVMLKQESARCETLEKNLQEAHKMREGMEAIVNNLNSTNIHMEGRLSDETAARSLFAKEAEEHKDLWETEVKSRSRLGVKMAQLERSRAGVMGQVEDEKRKTRKMAELKRSVESKLENEIQRNRQKDEELNTYKMKLKLAKKKLKDLEMPEMRINSLKSDFERERINMDATVSALRRQLEDVNQQLEQENKLRSEIEMINRQLQRDASSVKIIGKGKEKLEKSKRKLEDELKVLKGALNQDFIEKGELERYKQELDAKARIEINEKLDQVNAYLEEQSQAREKLEQLRNSNEEDMKKELENAITSQKADIVKLRTSYHDVMAQKDTLQTEAARFKELYERELKSKEKVTMDLENTRDRLSNYESKLNFERQRNQHLKEASVSPTSPILKRRTRNDTEIDSITEKVWSELDKSISRHLRSASMEVGPNVGDIRDNLANGFDRSRLSTSHQQNNHYMDTLRRNYFV